A portion of the Lolium rigidum isolate FL_2022 chromosome 1, APGP_CSIRO_Lrig_0.1, whole genome shotgun sequence genome contains these proteins:
- the LOC124682029 gene encoding F-box protein At3g07870-like, with amino-acid sequence MWSAAASACCQTSVEKALRLGSIGPFLDKDLAAMARQEATTIECAGFLTEDIIEEILIRLPASSLLRFRSVSKQWRNLLSSPNFIMANLQHASQRLLLFSDRDLSTPLRIQSNIFDEAWSPSSSGYSADGLFASCNGLLCFNEESSLKICNPMTGHSLHIVKPARTSDSQFRCEYAFGFHPKTNKYKIIHFMHEFHGQGRPCRVDSIQVYTLGEEEWREIRVPSAPFLLSLGVVNVDGAMHWITGPNGGCSDIAVMSFDLNEEVFTSVRPPTLQQEKKARYCTCDYSMTEIDGKVCFVITLTHSRLQSPEQYNAPGEFNIWMLDCHSKQKWLPMYTIIWPPGFWSTVRPPVFIHGRKVLLQDIGGQLWSYDVTANNCQLQISSQRMVASHRRPRDVHSYFYKESLVALDGLAGRRALLSKSILLM; translated from the coding sequence GAGTATTGGACCCTTTCTGGACAAAGATCTGGCTGCAATGGCAAGACAAGAAGCCACTACAATTGAGTGTGCTGGATTTCTCACCGAAGACATCATCGAGGAGATACTTATCAGACTCCCTGCGAGCAGTTTACTTCGGTTCCGCAGCGTATCCAAGCAATGGCGCAATCTACTCAGCAGCCCAAACTTCATCATGGCAAACTTGCAGCATGCATCGCAACGCCTCCTCCTCTTTTCTGATAGAGATTTATCCACGCCTCTTCGTATTCAGTCAAACATCTTTGATGAAGCATGGTCCCCATCATCATCTGGTTATTCGGCCGATGGCCTTTTTGCGTCCTGCAATGGCCTGCTCTGTTTCAACGAGGAATCCTCACTGAAGATCTGCAACCCCATGACAGGTCACTCTCTGCACATTGTAAAACCAGCGAGGACATCGGATAGTCAATTCCGCTGTGAATATGCCTTCGGGTTTCACCCCAAAACTAACAAATACAAGATTATACATTTTATGCACGAGTTCCATGGCCAAGGACGTCCCTGCCGGGTGGATTCGATACAGGTGTACACCCTTGGTGAAGAGGAGTGGAGAGAGATAAGAGTTCCAAGCGCTCCTTTCTTGCTGTCATTAGGAGTTGTCAATGTGGATGGAGCTATGCACTGGATAACAGGGCCAAATGGCGGATGTTCAGATATCGCGGTGATGTCATTTGATCTCAACGAAGAGGTGTTCACATCAGTTCGTCCTCCGACACTGCAGCAAGAAAAGAAGGCCCGCTATTGCACGTGCGATTACTCTATGACAGAGATAGATGGAAAGGTATGCTTTGTGATCACGTTAACACATTCCCGTCTGCAAAGCCCAGAGCAGTACAATGCTCCTGGGGAGTTCAATATCTGGATGCTCGACTGCCACAGCAAGCAGAAGTGGTTGCCCATGTACACCATCATATGGCCACCTGGATTCTGGTCTACTGTTCGCCCGCCGGTTTTCATCCACGGGAGGAAGGTGCTGCTGCAAGACATTGGTGGCCAACTGTGGTCCTACGATGTTACAGCCAATAACTGTCAGCTTCAGATAagctctcagaggatggtggcaaGCCACCGTCGCCCCAGAGATGTGCATTCCTATTTCTACAAGGAGTCTCTTGTAGCATTGGATGGGTTGGCCGGTCGACGCGCATTGCTGAGTAAATCTATACTACTAATGTAA